In the Alkaliphilus flagellatus genome, one interval contains:
- a CDS encoding cyclase family protein — MKIIDLTHKMHECMPVFPGTEKPMFFPANTLEKDGFAETKLSMYSHTGTHIDAPSHMLKEANSLAQLEINHFIGKAMVIDFTHIDNKEISKEYLLKYASKLEDLDYVLLMTGWSKYWNSDKYFGDFPFLTEEAAEWLTSFNLKGIGIDAISIDDMKTTTFPIHHKLFKHNMIVIENLTNLELINKEESFIFSCLPLKYENADGSPVRAIAILSL, encoded by the coding sequence ATGAAAATTATTGATTTAACACATAAAATGCATGAATGTATGCCCGTATTTCCAGGAACAGAGAAACCTATGTTTTTTCCCGCCAATACACTTGAAAAGGATGGATTTGCAGAAACAAAACTTTCTATGTACTCACATACAGGTACCCATATAGACGCACCTAGTCATATGTTAAAGGAAGCAAATTCCCTTGCTCAACTGGAAATTAATCATTTTATAGGAAAGGCAATGGTTATTGATTTTACACATATTGATAATAAGGAAATATCTAAAGAATACCTATTAAAATATGCAAGTAAGCTTGAGGACTTAGATTATGTCTTGTTAATGACAGGATGGAGTAAATATTGGAATAGTGACAAGTATTTTGGTGATTTTCCCTTTCTCACAGAAGAAGCGGCAGAATGGTTGACTAGCTTTAATTTAAAAGGTATTGGTATTGATGCAATATCTATTGATGATATGAAAACTACTACTTTTCCAATACATCATAAATTATTTAAACATAACATGATTGTAATTGAAAATCTGACAAATCTAGAGCTAATAAATAAGGAAGAAAGCTTTATTTTTTCATGCTTGCCTTTAAAGTATGAAAATGCTGATGGATCACCAGTTCGAGCAATTGCTATATTATCATTATAA
- a CDS encoding helix-turn-helix domain-containing protein, whose protein sequence is MSLHTSHSKEIYNFHIRKAMDYTKNNYHKDLSLDYISSYLNLNKCYFCDLFKKETGKTYSRFLNEVRIEKSKSLLLNTNLSVLEVALSVGYNNQNYYNMSFKRLTGITPLKYRNMPV, encoded by the coding sequence ATGAGCCTACATACATCTCATAGTAAGGAAATCTATAATTTTCATATCAGAAAAGCGATGGATTATACTAAAAATAATTATCATAAAGATTTAAGTTTAGACTATATATCCAGCTATTTAAACCTCAATAAATGCTATTTTTGTGACTTATTTAAAAAAGAAACTGGCAAAACCTATTCAAGGTTCCTAAATGAGGTTAGAATAGAAAAAAGTAAGAGCTTACTCTTAAATACAAATTTATCTGTATTAGAAGTGGCACTATCTGTTGGATATAATAATCAAAATTATTATAACATGTCTTTCAAGAGGTTAACTGGTATTACTCCACTTAAATATAGGAATATGCCCGTTTAA
- a CDS encoding siderophore ABC transporter substrate-binding protein — MKKSKFFKLTMLMMAFALMLTACSNPSNEAVKPETNQPENEPAEVLTVEITDVHGTVTVPVNPKNVVALDNRTFETLADWGIELAAVPKPVMPADSPYVSDKSVQDIGSHGEPNLEVIAAVDPELVIIGQRFAKYYEEIKKLVPNAAVIDLNFDVSKETDTPGKNLVNGLKNSTIALGQIFDKNKEAEQLVADFDQAIKDAKSAYNGTDTVMGVVVSGGNIGFSAPHSGRVWGPMYEIFGWIPALEVGGATSDHQGDDISVEAIAQSNPDWIFVLDRDAAVSSVTDAVPAQDVIDNSPALKNTTAVSEGNIIYAPNDTYTNESIQTYLELFEELANALAK, encoded by the coding sequence ATGAAAAAATCTAAATTTTTTAAATTAACTATGCTTATGATGGCTTTTGCTTTAATGTTGACAGCTTGCTCAAATCCAAGTAATGAAGCTGTTAAGCCTGAAACGAACCAGCCAGAAAATGAGCCTGCTGAAGTTTTAACGGTTGAAATCACTGATGTTCATGGAACTGTTACTGTCCCTGTAAATCCAAAGAATGTAGTTGCACTAGATAATAGAACTTTTGAAACTTTAGCTGATTGGGGAATTGAATTAGCGGCTGTTCCAAAGCCTGTAATGCCTGCGGATTCACCATATGTAAGTGATAAGTCAGTTCAAGATATTGGAAGTCATGGTGAACCAAATCTGGAAGTTATAGCAGCTGTAGACCCTGAACTTGTAATTATTGGGCAAAGATTTGCTAAATATTATGAGGAAATAAAAAAATTAGTACCAAATGCAGCTGTTATTGATCTTAATTTTGATGTTTCTAAGGAAACTGATACACCTGGAAAAAACTTAGTAAATGGACTTAAGAATTCTACAATCGCTTTGGGACAAATTTTCGATAAAAATAAAGAGGCTGAACAATTGGTAGCTGATTTTGATCAAGCGATCAAAGATGCTAAGTCTGCATATAATGGAACAGATACAGTTATGGGTGTTGTAGTTTCTGGTGGGAACATAGGTTTTTCAGCGCCTCATTCTGGACGTGTTTGGGGACCAATGTATGAAATTTTTGGATGGATTCCAGCATTAGAAGTTGGTGGTGCTACTTCAGATCATCAAGGTGATGATATTTCTGTTGAAGCTATTGCACAAAGTAATCCTGATTGGATTTTCGTACTAGATCGTGATGCTGCAGTATCTTCTGTAACCGATGCAGTTCCTGCTCAGGATGTTATAGATAATTCACCTGCACTTAAAAACACAACTGCTGTTTCTGAAGGAAATATAATTTATGCACCAAATGATACTTACACAAATGAATCAATACAAACTTATCTAGAGTTATTTGAAGAACTTGCAAATGCTTTAGCTAAGTAG
- a CDS encoding ABC transporter permease, which yields MQKNTIQKITGSENSQTQCYNHNKIWTKPFILAIIAVIILGVISLFTGVYDIRGQEDGINMFFITRVPRTAALMLTGAAMSMSGLVMQLITQNRLVEPTTTGTIEWAGLGLILVYLLFPAPTLVLRMTGAILFSFIGTMIYFLFLRRVKLRSSLIVPIIGIMLGAVISAISTFVGLAFQMKQNIETWFVGSFASVLIGKYEYLWLIVIVTFLIFIYADRLTLAGLGEDVATSLGVNYSKIVLFGTGLISFAVGIVAAVIGNLPFLGLIVPNIVSMYRGDDLRSNLPWVCVLGMGTITVCDIISRTIIMPFEVPVSLILGTVGSVVFIVILSKQRRLR from the coding sequence GTGCAAAAAAATACAATACAAAAAATTACAGGGTCTGAGAATTCTCAGACCCAATGTTACAATCACAATAAAATATGGACAAAGCCTTTTATATTAGCGATTATAGCTGTCATTATTTTAGGTGTTATATCACTGTTTACTGGAGTTTATGATATACGTGGCCAAGAGGATGGCATAAATATGTTCTTCATAACTCGTGTTCCAAGAACTGCTGCACTAATGCTTACTGGAGCTGCAATGTCAATGTCAGGTCTGGTAATGCAACTTATTACACAGAATCGTTTAGTCGAACCTACTACAACAGGAACTATTGAGTGGGCAGGTTTGGGACTTATTCTTGTTTATTTATTATTTCCTGCACCAACTTTAGTTCTAAGAATGACTGGTGCAATCCTTTTTTCTTTTATAGGAACTATGATTTACTTTTTATTTTTAAGAAGAGTTAAACTTCGTTCGTCTTTAATTGTCCCAATCATTGGGATTATGCTTGGAGCGGTCATTTCTGCAATTTCCACTTTTGTTGGACTGGCTTTTCAAATGAAGCAAAATATTGAAACTTGGTTTGTAGGCTCTTTTGCATCGGTTCTAATTGGAAAATATGAATATTTATGGTTAATTGTTATAGTTACTTTTCTTATTTTTATTTATGCTGATAGATTGACTTTAGCTGGACTAGGGGAAGATGTTGCAACAAGTCTTGGAGTAAATTATAGCAAGATCGTTCTTTTTGGTACTGGTCTTATTTCTTTTGCAGTTGGAATTGTTGCCGCTGTTATTGGGAACTTACCTTTTTTAGGTTTAATTGTACCAAATATTGTTTCAATGTATAGAGGAGATGATCTTAGGAGCAATTTACCTTGGGTATGTGTGTTAGGCATGGGTACTATAACTGTTTGTGACATAATTTCTAGAACAATTATAATGCCTTTTGAAGTGCCTGTCTCTTTAATACTTGGAACAGTGGGGTCGGTCGTATTTATTGTTATTTTATCGAAACAAAGGAGGCTAAGATGA
- a CDS encoding iron chelate uptake ABC transporter family permease subunit gives MNALVYSNKENIEIDSSLHNENRSARAFRSKKEEKRYWILLITLIALGALSSYGLLVYKNPIPIDSPSFIPVVRRRMVALVAMIIAAICQSLSTVAFQSITNNRVITPSLLGFEALYSTIHTSTMFLFGVSTFISFSGIGSFLFQVVAMVLMSLILYGWLLSGKYGDLQLLLLVGVIIGTGLKSLSSFMRRLLAPSEFDILQARLFGSVSNADSAYFPIAIPIVIIVAILLLAYSKNLNVVSLGKNVGTSLGINHQSSVIFSLILVSVLMSISTALVGPLTFYGFLVATLSYQAAPTYDHRYIFPMALAIGFLILTGAYFFMYHVFHAQGVVSIIIEMFGGITFLIVILRKGTL, from the coding sequence ATGAACGCATTAGTATATAGTAATAAAGAAAATATCGAAATCGATTCTAGCCTTCATAATGAAAATAGGTCAGCTAGAGCTTTTCGTTCTAAAAAAGAAGAAAAACGTTATTGGATTTTGCTGATAACATTGATTGCTTTGGGTGCTCTTTCTTCCTATGGACTTTTGGTTTATAAGAATCCAATTCCAATAGATTCTCCTTCTTTTATCCCAGTTGTTAGAAGAAGGATGGTAGCTCTTGTTGCAATGATTATTGCTGCAATTTGTCAGAGTTTGTCAACGGTTGCTTTCCAATCGATTACGAATAATAGAGTTATAACTCCTTCGCTTTTAGGTTTTGAAGCACTTTACTCAACAATTCACACTAGTACAATGTTTCTCTTTGGTGTTAGCACATTTATAAGTTTTAGCGGTATTGGATCATTTCTATTTCAAGTTGTTGCTATGGTCTTGATGAGTTTGATACTTTATGGATGGTTACTTTCTGGAAAGTATGGAGACTTACAACTTTTGCTTTTGGTTGGAGTTATTATTGGAACTGGTCTGAAGTCTTTGTCGTCTTTTATGAGAAGACTTCTTGCTCCATCTGAGTTCGATATTTTACAGGCAAGATTGTTTGGTTCTGTCAGTAATGCGGATTCTGCATATTTTCCTATTGCAATTCCAATTGTAATAATTGTAGCAATACTTCTTCTGGCTTATTCTAAGAATTTAAATGTAGTGTCACTTGGAAAGAATGTTGGTACTTCTTTGGGAATTAATCATCAATCCAGCGTAATTTTTTCTCTTATATTAGTTTCTGTTTTGATGTCAATTTCAACGGCATTGGTTGGACCACTTACTTTCTATGGATTTTTAGTTGCAACTTTGAGTTATCAAGCGGCGCCAACTTATGATCACAGATATATTTTCCCGATGGCTCTTGCTATAGGATTTTTGATATTAACGGGTGCATACTTTTTTATGTATCATGTATTTCATGCTCAAGGTGTAGTTTCAATTATTATCGAAATGTTTGGTGGAATCACATTTTTAATTGTGATTTTAAGGAAGGGGACTTTATGA
- a CDS encoding iron ABC transporter ATP-binding protein has product MIEIANARKLYTDEVKIGPLNIKIPKAGLTSLIGPNGAGKSTTLLMIGRLLDMDEGQIKVANMDVSESKSEDLAKILTILRQENHFITRLTVRQLVGFGRFPYSKGRLTKEDEAIISKYIDFLGLTDLENRYLDELSGGQRQRAYVAMVLCQETEYVLLDEPLNNLDVARSVQMMKHLRYAANEFGRTILTVMHDINFAAKYSDRICAMKDGQIAAFGTVEEVMDPELLTDIFETKIEIIDGPHGPVAIY; this is encoded by the coding sequence ATGATAGAGATTGCTAATGCTAGAAAGTTGTATACTGATGAGGTAAAAATAGGACCTTTAAATATTAAAATACCAAAAGCTGGTCTTACGTCTTTAATTGGGCCAAATGGTGCTGGAAAGTCTACGACACTTTTGATGATCGGAAGACTTTTGGATATGGATGAAGGCCAAATTAAGGTAGCAAATATGGATGTTTCTGAATCTAAATCAGAAGACTTAGCAAAAATTTTGACTATTCTAAGGCAAGAAAATCATTTTATAACGAGGCTTACTGTTAGACAATTAGTTGGGTTTGGACGTTTTCCATATTCAAAGGGAAGATTAACTAAGGAGGATGAGGCTATCATTTCTAAATATATCGATTTTTTAGGCTTGACTGATCTAGAAAATAGATATTTAGATGAACTTTCCGGTGGACAAAGACAAAGGGCATATGTAGCAATGGTTTTGTGCCAAGAGACTGAATATGTACTTTTGGATGAGCCTCTGAATAATCTGGATGTTGCTCGTTCTGTTCAAATGATGAAGCATTTAAGGTATGCTGCTAATGAATTTGGAAGAACAATTCTGACTGTTATGCATGATATAAATTTTGCAGCCAAATATTCTGATAGAATTTGTGCTATGAAAGATGGACAAATTGCCGCTTTTGGAACAGTAGAAGAGGTTATGGACCCAGAACTTTTGACAGATATTTTTGAAACGAAAATAGAAATTATCGATGGTCCTCATGGGCCAGTAGCGATTTATTAA
- a CDS encoding NUDIX hydrolase, with amino-acid sequence MLKVDFYELNTVEDSKLLFAVIMARYEGKWIFVRHKDRTTWEIPGGHREENENIEFTASRELTEETGAKDFTITPVCIYSVDGGKSKSFGQLFYSEVHCLDELPNYEIGEIKLFNSLPENLTYPLIQPHLFNLIFNK; translated from the coding sequence ATGCTAAAAGTGGACTTCTATGAGTTAAATACAGTGGAAGATAGTAAACTTCTATTTGCCGTTATTATGGCTAGGTATGAAGGGAAATGGATATTTGTAAGGCATAAGGACAGAACAACTTGGGAAATTCCAGGTGGACACAGAGAAGAAAACGAGAATATAGAATTTACTGCTTCAAGAGAATTGACTGAAGAAACTGGAGCAAAGGATTTTACTATTACACCTGTATGTATTTATTCAGTAGATGGAGGAAAGAGCAAATCTTTTGGCCAGTTGTTTTATTCTGAAGTGCACTGTCTTGACGAATTACCTAATTATGAAATAGGTGAAATTAAACTATTTAATAGTTTACCTGAAAATTTAACATATCCTTTAATTCAACCACACCTATTTAACTTAATATTTAATAAATAA